A stretch of Dyella sp. BiH032 DNA encodes these proteins:
- a CDS encoding sulfurtransferase yields the protein MPIVNLSAYKFVSLEDLPALRERVLERCLALSLKGTILLAPEGINLFLAGPREATDAFMAWLREDARFADLAPKESLSDAPPFGRMRVRLKKEIITMRMPTIRPEGGRAPSVTPATLRRWLAQGRDDEGREVVLLDTRNDYETDVGLFEGAVDYRIPSFTAFPAAVAADRPRFDGKTVVSYCTGGIRCEKAALHMQDLGIKHVYQLEGGILKYFEETDGAHWRGTCFVFDDRGAVDRGLAPASPEVDA from the coding sequence ATGCCGATCGTCAATCTCTCCGCTTACAAGTTCGTCAGCCTGGAAGATCTTCCGGCGCTGCGCGAGCGCGTGCTCGAACGCTGCCTGGCGCTGTCGCTGAAGGGCACCATCCTGCTGGCGCCAGAGGGCATCAACCTGTTCCTGGCCGGCCCGCGCGAGGCGACCGACGCCTTCATGGCCTGGCTGCGCGAGGACGCGCGCTTCGCCGACCTGGCGCCGAAGGAGTCGCTGTCCGACGCTCCGCCCTTCGGCCGCATGCGCGTGCGGCTGAAGAAAGAGATCATCACCATGCGCATGCCGACGATCCGGCCCGAAGGCGGTCGCGCACCATCGGTGACACCGGCCACGCTGCGCCGCTGGCTAGCGCAGGGCCGTGACGACGAAGGCCGGGAAGTGGTGCTGCTGGACACGCGCAACGACTACGAGACCGACGTGGGGCTGTTCGAAGGCGCGGTGGACTATCGCATTCCCAGCTTCACCGCCTTCCCCGCCGCCGTCGCGGCCGACCGCCCGCGCTTCGACGGCAAGACAGTGGTGTCGTACTGCACCGGCGGCATTCGCTGCGAGAAGGCCGCGCTGCACATGCAGGATCTGGGCATCAAGCACGTGTATCAGCTGGAAGGCGGCATCCTGAAGTACTTCGAGGAAACCGACGGCGCGCACTGGCGCGGCACCTGCTTCGTGTTCGACGACCGCGGCGCGGTGGACCGTGGCCTCGCGCCGGCCTCGCCGGAGGTGGACGCGTGA